One stretch of Niallia sp. XMNu-256 DNA includes these proteins:
- the dnaN gene encoding DNA polymerase III subunit beta, with product MRFIIQRDHLVQSVQDVMKAVTSRTTIPILTGIKIVATEEGVTLTGSDSDISIESFIPKEEDDKEIVEIKQPGAIILQARFFSEMVKKLPSDFVEIEVQNHLQTVIRSGNSEFDLIGLDAEEYPQLPQIEAENVFKIPTDLLKAMIRQTSFAVSTSETRPILTGVNWKVEKNELHCIATDSHRLALRKAKIEMETPANYNVVIPGKSLNELSKILADNNEPVEIVITQNQVLFKAKHLLFFSRLLEGNYPDTSRLIPNESKTDITLHTKEFLQAIDRASLLAREGRNNVVKLSTIGDNMIEISSNTPEVGKVIEELKGISISGEELKISFSAKYMMDALKAIEGNEINILFTGAMRPFVIYPIHDDSTLQLILPVRTY from the coding sequence ATGAGGTTTATCATCCAAAGAGATCACTTAGTACAAAGTGTTCAAGATGTTATGAAGGCAGTAACAAGCAGAACAACGATTCCAATCCTAACGGGTATTAAAATTGTTGCAACTGAAGAAGGCGTAACCTTAACAGGTAGCGATTCAGATATATCGATTGAATCTTTTATTCCAAAAGAAGAAGATGACAAAGAAATTGTTGAAATTAAACAACCCGGTGCCATTATATTACAAGCCCGCTTTTTTAGTGAGATGGTCAAGAAACTCCCTTCTGACTTTGTAGAAATTGAAGTTCAAAACCATTTACAAACCGTCATTCGTTCGGGCAACTCTGAATTTGATTTAATTGGACTTGATGCTGAGGAATATCCACAATTGCCTCAAATTGAAGCTGAAAATGTATTTAAGATTCCGACTGATTTACTTAAGGCCATGATTCGCCAGACCTCTTTCGCAGTGTCCACCTCAGAAACACGCCCGATCTTGACAGGTGTAAACTGGAAGGTTGAAAAAAATGAATTACACTGTATTGCAACAGATAGTCATCGTTTGGCTTTAAGAAAAGCTAAAATCGAAATGGAGACTCCGGCAAACTACAATGTGGTAATTCCTGGGAAAAGTTTAAATGAGCTGAGTAAAATTCTAGCTGATAATAACGAACCAGTAGAAATCGTTATTACTCAAAATCAAGTTCTTTTTAAGGCGAAACATTTGTTATTTTTCTCAAGGTTATTGGAGGGAAATTATCCTGATACGTCGAGATTAATTCCGAATGAAAGTAAAACAGATATTACCTTGCATACGAAGGAATTTTTACAAGCGATTGATCGTGCCTCTTTATTGGCTAGAGAAGGACGAAATAATGTTGTAAAACTATCAACAATCGGAGACAATATGATCGAGATATCCTCTAATACTCCAGAGGTTGGGAAGGTAATAGAAGAATTAAAAGGCATTTCTATTAGCGGAGAGGAATTAAAGATTTCATTTAGCGCAAAGTATATGATGGACGCTTTGAAGGCCATTGAAGGAAATGAAATTAACATACTCTTTACTGGCGCTATGCGGCCATTCGTTATTTATCCCATTCACGATGATTCGACCCTTCAATTAATCCTACCTGTTCGAACTTATTAA
- the yaaA gene encoding S4 domain-containing protein YaaA yields the protein MKKINIGTEYITLGQFLQIADIISTGGMAKWFLSEYEIIINGEQDQRRGRKLRNGDKVEVEGHGSYLVVGNE from the coding sequence ATGAAAAAAATTAACATTGGTACTGAGTACATTACGTTAGGCCAATTTTTACAGATCGCTGACATCATTTCTACAGGTGGAATGGCGAAGTGGTTTTTAAGTGAGTATGAAATTATTATTAACGGGGAACAAGACCAAAGACGAGGAAGAAAGCTTCGCAATGGTGACAAAGTTGAAGTAGAAGGGCATGGCTCCTACCTTGTTGTTGGAAATGAGTAA
- the recF gene encoding DNA replication/repair protein RecF, with protein sequence MFIKELELKDYRNYEKLQVSFENKVNVFLGENAQGKTNIMESIYVLAMAKSHRTSNDKELILWDREYAKIEGRIQKNNGSIPLELLISKKGKKAKFNHIEQKKLSQYVGNMNVVMFAPEDLSLVKGSPQVRRRFIDMEIGQISPVYLYDVGQLNKVIQQRNRYLKQMQLKQQKDQTMLDILTEQFIALAVKVIAKRFEFIELLQNWALPIHKGISRELEELKIRYKPSVEVSEDQDLSKMITIYENKYSQMKEKEIERGSTQFGPQRDDLLFYVNDREVQTYGSQGQQRTTALSIKLAEIELIYAEIGEYPILLLDDVLSELDDHRQSHLLNTIQDKVQTFVTTTSVDGINHETLKGATTFFVKNGTLEQVQ encoded by the coding sequence ATGTTTATTAAAGAGCTAGAGCTAAAAGATTATCGAAACTATGAAAAATTACAGGTTTCATTTGAAAATAAAGTAAATGTATTCCTTGGTGAAAATGCTCAAGGGAAGACCAACATTATGGAATCGATCTATGTACTGGCAATGGCTAAGTCTCATCGAACATCAAATGATAAAGAACTTATCTTATGGGACCGGGAATATGCTAAAATAGAGGGTAGAATACAAAAAAACAATGGATCCATCCCTCTCGAACTCCTGATCTCAAAAAAGGGAAAAAAGGCAAAATTCAATCATATTGAGCAAAAAAAACTTAGTCAATATGTTGGAAATATGAATGTCGTTATGTTTGCTCCTGAAGATTTATCACTTGTAAAAGGCAGTCCACAAGTAAGGCGTCGTTTTATTGATATGGAAATCGGGCAAATTTCTCCTGTCTATTTATACGATGTCGGACAATTAAATAAAGTGATACAACAACGTAATCGCTACTTAAAACAAATGCAGCTTAAACAGCAAAAGGATCAAACGATGCTTGATATTTTAACAGAGCAGTTTATTGCATTAGCGGTAAAAGTCATTGCAAAGCGGTTTGAGTTTATCGAGTTACTGCAAAACTGGGCACTTCCTATCCATAAAGGCATTTCTCGCGAGCTAGAAGAGCTCAAAATTAGATATAAACCATCTGTAGAGGTATCAGAAGACCAAGATTTGTCGAAAATGATTACTATCTATGAAAATAAATATAGTCAAATGAAAGAGAAGGAAATTGAACGAGGAAGTACGCAATTTGGTCCGCAACGAGATGATCTATTATTTTATGTCAATGACCGTGAAGTTCAAACTTATGGTTCACAAGGACAACAAAGAACAACAGCTCTATCAATTAAACTTGCTGAAATTGAGTTAATATATGCTGAAATTGGAGAATATCCTATCCTTCTACTAGATGATGTTCTATCTGAGTTAGATGATCATCGTCAGTCCCACTTACTCAATACCATTCAAGACAAAGTCCAAACCTTTGTAACAACAACAAGTGTGGACGGAATCAATCACGAGACACTGAAGGGGGCAACTACATTTTTTGTGAAAAATGGTACATTAGAACAGGTTCAGTGA
- a CDS encoding extracellular matrix/biofilm biosynthesis regulator RemA family protein, protein MYLDFGVEQLIHDKEIVAIIDKKSIESSTDLNDFLKQYENHSVHQSKGTFKSIIITNNHIYFSPFTSNTLKKRLGKPSLFE, encoded by the coding sequence GTGTATTTAGATTTTGGAGTGGAACAATTGATCCATGATAAAGAGATCGTTGCCATTATTGATAAAAAGAGCATCGAATCATCAACAGATCTGAATGATTTTTTAAAACAGTATGAAAATCATTCAGTCCACCAATCAAAAGGAACGTTCAAATCAATCATTATTACAAATAATCATATTTATTTTTCCCCCTTCACATCTAATACATTAAAAAAGAGATTAGGAAAACCGTCTTTATTTGAATAG